The following proteins are encoded in a genomic region of Bufo bufo chromosome 11, aBufBuf1.1, whole genome shotgun sequence:
- the TOMM40L gene encoding mitochondrial import receptor subunit TOM40B isoform X1, with translation MGNVCALASPGGTWWMRQRRAPLPNPGSFDELHKNCKEVFPQQMEGMKLIINKNLSSHFQVYHQIHMSAIGLSEYHFNAKYVGEEQPCANEALPLLTGDLDNAGSLNAQAACLLAERLRSKAVFQTRHSKFLTWQVDVEYRGDDCTGTLTLGNPDIINQSVILVTHFLQSITPRLVLGGELVYHQRMGEEGAILTLAGKYSAQNWVATLNIGYGGAHASYYHRANQQIQVGVEFEANTRLQETSFAFGYHLNIPKANMVFKGSVDSSWCVGGVLEKKLPPLPVTLALGAFMNHWKNKFHCGFSIMVG, from the exons ATGGGCAACGTCTGCGCTCTGGCGTCCCCCGGCGGCACCTGGTGGATGAGGCAGCGGAGGGCCCCTTTACCCAATCCCGGGAGCTTCGATGAGCTGCACAAAAACTGCAAAG AGGTTTTCCCGCAGCAGATGGAGGGGATGAAGCTCATCATCAACAAGAACCTGAGCAGCCACTTCCAG GTCTACCACCAGATTCACATGAGCGCCATCGGCCTCTCCGAATATCACTTCAACGCCAAGTACGTCGGGGAGGAGCAGCCCTGCGCCAACGAG GCACTGCCCCTGCTGACCGGGGACCTGGACAACGCGGGGAGCCTCAACGCccaggccgcctgtctgctggcgGAACGGCTGCGCTCCAAGGCCGTGTTCCAG ACTCGTCATTCCAAATTCCTGACCTGGCAAGTGGACGTGGAGTACAGAGGGGACGACTGTACGGGGACCCTGACCCTGGGGAACCCCGACATCATCAACCAATCGG TGATCCTGGTGACGCATTTCCTGCAGAGTATCACTCCCCGACTGGTCCTGGGCGGAGAGCTGGTTTATCATCAGCGGATGGGAGAAGAAGGAGCCATCTTGACTTTAGCAGGAAAATATTCTG CCCAGAACTGGGTGGCGACTCTTAATATCGGGTACGGCGGAGCCCATGCCAGCTACTATCACAGAGCAAACCAACAG ATCCAGGTCGGAGTGGAGTTTGAAGCCAACACCCGTCTGCAGGAGACGTCCTTTGCTTTTGGTTATCACCTGAACATCCCCAAGGCAAACATGGTATTTAAAGGGTCTGTGGACAGTTCATGGTGCGTGGGGGGAGTCCTGGAGAAAAAACTGCCCCCTCTCCCAGTCACTTTGGCTCTTGGGGCTTTTATGAACCACTGGAAGAATAAATTTCACTGTGGGTTCAGCATCATGGTGGGATGA
- the TOMM40L gene encoding mitochondrial import receptor subunit TOM40B isoform X2, translating to MEGMKLIINKNLSSHFQVYHQIHMSAIGLSEYHFNAKYVGEEQPCANEALPLLTGDLDNAGSLNAQAACLLAERLRSKAVFQTRHSKFLTWQVDVEYRGDDCTGTLTLGNPDIINQSVILVTHFLQSITPRLVLGGELVYHQRMGEEGAILTLAGKYSAQNWVATLNIGYGGAHASYYHRANQQIQVGVEFEANTRLQETSFAFGYHLNIPKANMVFKGSVDSSWCVGGVLEKKLPPLPVTLALGAFMNHWKNKFHCGFSIMVG from the exons ATGGAGGGGATGAAGCTCATCATCAACAAGAACCTGAGCAGCCACTTCCAG GTCTACCACCAGATTCACATGAGCGCCATCGGCCTCTCCGAATATCACTTCAACGCCAAGTACGTCGGGGAGGAGCAGCCCTGCGCCAACGAG GCACTGCCCCTGCTGACCGGGGACCTGGACAACGCGGGGAGCCTCAACGCccaggccgcctgtctgctggcgGAACGGCTGCGCTCCAAGGCCGTGTTCCAG ACTCGTCATTCCAAATTCCTGACCTGGCAAGTGGACGTGGAGTACAGAGGGGACGACTGTACGGGGACCCTGACCCTGGGGAACCCCGACATCATCAACCAATCGG TGATCCTGGTGACGCATTTCCTGCAGAGTATCACTCCCCGACTGGTCCTGGGCGGAGAGCTGGTTTATCATCAGCGGATGGGAGAAGAAGGAGCCATCTTGACTTTAGCAGGAAAATATTCTG CCCAGAACTGGGTGGCGACTCTTAATATCGGGTACGGCGGAGCCCATGCCAGCTACTATCACAGAGCAAACCAACAG ATCCAGGTCGGAGTGGAGTTTGAAGCCAACACCCGTCTGCAGGAGACGTCCTTTGCTTTTGGTTATCACCTGAACATCCCCAAGGCAAACATGGTATTTAAAGGGTCTGTGGACAGTTCATGGTGCGTGGGGGGAGTCCTGGAGAAAAAACTGCCCCCTCTCCCAGTCACTTTGGCTCTTGGGGCTTTTATGAACCACTGGAAGAATAAATTTCACTGTGGGTTCAGCATCATGGTGGGATGA